The DNA region TCTCTTGTGCAGGCGTTAAATGTAGGAGCAACAGCCATGATTGCTCGATACCTAGGAGCTAATCAGAATGAAAGAATAGAAACTACTTTAAAGCATGTAATATTATTAAGCCTGCTAATGCTAGCAATCCCTCTATCTATATTAGGAATAGTTTTTACAGATTCTATTATGAACTTTATGGGTGCACAAGCTGATGCTTTGCATGTGGGGAGAAATTATTTTAAAGTTGTTATGGTAGGATTTATATTCCAATCATTTAATATGTCTGTATCCGCGGCACTTCGAGGGATTGGTGAAACCAAAACACCTATGAAGATAAATCTAAAGGCAAATTTTTTAAATGTTATTGGTAATGCACTTCTTATATATGGTCTTTTAGGACTGCCTAAACTTGGTGTTACTGGAGCAGGGATATCCACTGCTATATCTAATGTTATTGCAAGTGTACTTTTATTTATCTATATTATAAAAGGAAAAAGTATTATAAAACTTAATATAAGAAAGCCCTTTAAATTTGATAAAGACATTATATACAATCTAGTGAGGATAGGTGTACCTGCGTCATTAGAACAGTTAGTTTTAAGAACAGGTGTGCTTTTGTTTGTAAAAATAGTTGCAGGACTTGGAACTGTTGTTTATGCAGCGCATCAAATATCACTAAGTATATTGAACCTTTCCCTCCAACCAGGTCAAGCATTTGGAATAGCAGCCTCATCACTAGTAGGTAGAACATTGGGAACTAACGAACTTTCACAGGCTGAAAATTATGCAAAGGAAACCCGGAGAATAGGATCCATGATATCTACTTTTATGGCTATAATATTCTTTTTCTTTGGACCGCAGCTTGTAGGATTATATTCAAATGATCCAGAGATTATACAAAGCGCCTCCGTTGCGTTAAAAATAATAGCCTTAGTTCAACCTTTTCAGTCATCTCAGCTCATATTAGCAGGAGGATTAAGGGGCGC from Alkaliphilus flagellatus includes:
- a CDS encoding MATE family efflux transporter, with the protein product MTDSEYKKDGKKAKLFKWLKDPTRADVINIAWPVLVELLLGSLFGMIDMMMLGRIGDSSLAAASVAAVGITNQPLFIGISLVQALNVGATAMIARYLGANQNERIETTLKHVILLSLLMLAIPLSILGIVFTDSIMNFMGAQADALHVGRNYFKVVMVGFIFQSFNMSVSAALRGIGETKTPMKINLKANFLNVIGNALLIYGLLGLPKLGVTGAGISTAISNVIASVLLFIYIIKGKSIIKLNIRKPFKFDKDIIYNLVRIGVPASLEQLVLRTGVLLFVKIVAGLGTVVYAAHQISLSILNLSLQPGQAFGIAASSLVGRTLGTNELSQAENYAKETRRIGSMISTFMAIIFFFFGPQLVGLYSNDPEIIQSASVALKIIALVQPFQSSQLILAGGLRGAGDTFWPLIATFFGVLLVRVALAHVFVNIFGYGLAGAWMAVFVDQLVRWLFVYMRFRTGQWKHTKLR